A genomic segment from Stappia indica encodes:
- a CDS encoding 50S ribosomal protein L23, whose product MTNLKHYDTVVSPVITEKATFASEQNKVVFNVSPTATKPEIKAAVEALFGVKVTAVNTLVRKGKAKRFRGRLGQQSDVKKAVVTLADGQSIDVTTGL is encoded by the coding sequence ATGACCAACCTGAAGCACTACGACACGGTCGTTTCCCCGGTGATTACCGAGAAGGCGACCTTCGCTTCGGAGCAGAACAAGGTCGTGTTCAACGTCTCCCCGACGGCGACCAAGCCCGAGATCAAGGCGGCAGTCGAGGCGCTGTTCGGCGTCAAGGTCACGGCAGTGAACACCCTGGTCCGCAAGGGCAAGGCGAAGCGCTTCCGCGGCCGTCTCGGCCAGCAGTCCGACGTCAAGAAGGCGGTCGTGACGCTTGCCGATGGCCAGTCCATCGACGTCACCACCGGACTCTGA
- the rplD gene encoding 50S ribosomal protein L4, with protein sequence MELEVKTLDGAAAGSITVSDEIFGLDPRTDLIHRVVRWQLAKRQAGTHKAQQRSEVSGSTKKFVRQKGSGGARHGNKKAPQFRGGGKAHGPVVRSHAHDLPKKVRALGLRHALSAKFKADGLIIVDVVSAEEAKTKALAARLANLGLSNALVVDGSEIDANFRLASRNIPAIDLLPVEGLNVYDILRREKLVLTKSAVTALEERFK encoded by the coding sequence ATGGAACTTGAGGTGAAGACCCTGGACGGGGCCGCCGCCGGTTCGATCACGGTGTCGGACGAGATCTTCGGTCTCGATCCGCGCACCGACCTGATCCACCGCGTCGTGCGTTGGCAGCTCGCCAAGCGCCAGGCCGGTACTCACAAGGCCCAGCAGCGCTCGGAAGTCTCCGGCTCGACGAAGAAGTTCGTCCGCCAGAAGGGTTCCGGCGGCGCGCGTCACGGCAACAAGAAGGCCCCGCAGTTCCGCGGCGGTGGTAAGGCTCACGGCCCGGTCGTGCGCAGCCACGCTCACGACCTGCCGAAGAAGGTTCGCGCCCTCGGCCTGCGTCACGCCCTTTCGGCGAAGTTCAAGGCCGACGGCCTGATCATCGTCGACGTGGTGAGCGCCGAGGAGGCCAAGACCAAGGCTCTGGCCGCGCGTCTGGCGAACCTGGGCCTGAGCAATGCGCTCGTCGTGGACGGCAGCGAGATCGATGCGAACTTCCGCCTCGCCTCGCGCAACATCCCGGCGATCGACCTGCTGCCCGTCGAAGGCCTGAATGTCTATGACATCCTGCGTCGTGAGAAGCTGGTGCTGACCAAGTCGGCGGTGACGGCTCTCGAGGAGCGGTTCAAATGA
- the rplV gene encoding 50S ribosomal protein L22, with product MGKPKGGRALADNEAKSVARMLRVSPRKLNLVAATIRGKKVEKALADLTFSRKRISDDVKKALMSAIANAENNHDLDVDSLVVAEAHVGKAFVIKRFQARARGRVGRIEKPFSNLTIVVREVEETA from the coding sequence ATGGGCAAGCCGAAGGGCGGGCGCGCGCTCGCCGATAACGAGGCGAAGTCGGTCGCCCGGATGCTGCGGGTCTCCCCGCGCAAGCTCAACCTCGTCGCGGCAACGATCCGCGGCAAGAAGGTCGAGAAGGCGCTCGCCGACCTCACCTTCTCGCGCAAGCGGATCTCCGACGACGTCAAGAAGGCGTTGATGTCGGCGATCGCGAATGCCGAGAACAACCACGATCTCGACGTCGACAGCCTTGTCGTGGCCGAAGCCCACGTGGGCAAGGCGTTCGTGATCAAGCGGTTCCAGGCGCGTGCTCGTGGCCGTGTGGGTCGGATCGAGAAGCCGTTTTCGAACCTGACCATCGTCGTCCGCGAAGTCGAGGAGACTGCCTGA
- the tuf gene encoding elongation factor Tu, with protein MAKAKFERTKPHVNIGTIGHVDHGKTTLTAAITKFFGEFKAYDMIDAAPEERARGITISTAHVEYETEARHYAHVDCPGHADYVKNMITGAAQMDGAILVCSAADGPMPQTREHILLARQVGVPALVVFLNKVDQVDDAELLELVEMEVRELLSSYEFPGDDIPIVAGSALAALEGRDEAIGETKIRELMAAVDDYIPTPERPVDMPFLMPIEDVFSISGRGTVVTGRVERGIVKVGEEVEIVGIRDTKKTTVTGVEMFRKLLDQGQAGDNIGALIRGVGREDVERGQVLCKPGSVTPHTKFKAEAYILTKEEGGRHTPFFTNYRPQFYFRTTDVTGVVTLPEGTEMVMPGDNVSVEVELIVPIAMEEGLRFAIREGGRTVGAGVVASIIK; from the coding sequence ATGGCGAAAGCAAAGTTTGAGCGGACGAAGCCGCACGTGAACATTGGCACGATCGGCCACGTCGACCATGGCAAGACGACGCTGACGGCGGCGATCACGAAGTTCTTCGGCGAGTTCAAGGCGTACGACATGATCGACGCGGCTCCCGAGGAGCGTGCACGCGGCATCACGATCTCGACGGCTCACGTTGAGTACGAGACGGAAGCGCGTCACTACGCCCACGTGGACTGCCCGGGTCACGCCGACTACGTGAAGAACATGATCACGGGTGCGGCGCAGATGGACGGCGCGATCCTGGTCTGCTCGGCGGCCGACGGCCCGATGCCGCAGACCCGCGAGCACATCCTTCTGGCCCGTCAGGTCGGCGTTCCGGCTCTGGTGGTGTTCCTGAACAAGGTCGACCAGGTCGACGACGCGGAGCTGCTCGAGCTGGTCGAGATGGAAGTGCGCGAGCTGCTTTCGTCCTACGAGTTCCCGGGCGACGACATTCCGATCGTTGCCGGTTCGGCTCTTGCCGCCCTTGAGGGCCGCGACGAGGCGATCGGCGAGACGAAGATCCGCGAGCTTATGGCTGCGGTCGACGACTACATCCCGACGCCGGAGCGTCCGGTCGACATGCCGTTCCTGATGCCGATCGAGGACGTGTTCTCGATCTCGGGCCGCGGCACGGTGGTGACCGGCCGCGTCGAGCGCGGCATCGTGAAGGTGGGCGAGGAAGTCGAGATCGTCGGCATCCGCGACACCAAGAAGACGACGGTTACCGGCGTCGAGATGTTCCGCAAGCTTCTGGACCAGGGCCAGGCCGGCGACAACATCGGCGCTCTGATCCGCGGCGTCGGCCGCGAGGACGTGGAGCGCGGCCAGGTGCTGTGCAAGCCGGGTTCGGTGACGCCGCACACGAAGTTCAAGGCCGAGGCCTACATCCTGACGAAGGAAGAGGGTGGTCGCCACACTCCGTTCTTCACCAACTACCGTCCGCAGTTCTACTTCCGCACGACGGACGTGACGGGCGTGGTGACGCTGCCGGAAGGCACGGAGATGGTGATGCCGGGCGACAACGTGTCGGTCGAGGTTGAGCTGATCGTGCCGATCGCGATGGAAGAGGGTCTGCGCTTCGCTATCCGCGAGGGCGGCCGTACCGTCGGCGCCGGCGTCGTCGCCTCCATCATCAAGTAA
- the rpsS gene encoding 30S ribosomal protein S19: protein MARSVWKGPFVDGFLLKKADKVRASGRNEIIKMWSRRSTILPQFVGLTFGVYNGQKHVPVLVSEDMIGHKFGEFSPTRTYYGHGADKKAKRK, encoded by the coding sequence ATGGCACGTTCTGTTTGGAAAGGCCCGTTCGTCGACGGCTTTCTGCTGAAGAAGGCAGATAAGGTCCGCGCCTCGGGTCGCAACGAAATCATCAAGATGTGGAGCCGGCGCTCGACCATCCTGCCGCAGTTCGTGGGTCTCACCTTCGGCGTCTACAATGGTCAGAAGCACGTTCCGGTTCTGGTGTCCGAGGACATGATCGGTCACAAGTTCGGCGAGTTCTCGCCGACCCGGACCTATTACGGCCACGGCGCTGACAAGAAGGCGAAGAGGAAGTAA
- the rplB gene encoding 50S ribosomal protein L2 → MALKTFNPTSPGRRQLVMVDRSSLYKGKPVKTLTEGLSKTGGRNNLGRTTSPNRGGGHKRRYRLIDFKRTKADMFATVERIEYDPNRTAFIALIKYEDGELAYILAPQRLAVGDKVVSGKLVDVKPGNAMPLASIPVGTIVHNVELKPGKGGQVARSAGAYAQIVGRDQGYTTVRLQSGEQRRILGTCMASIGAVSNQDHGNINLGKAGRSRWMGRRPHVRGVAMNPVDHPHGGGEGRTSGGRHPVTPWGKPTKGKRTRRNKATDKFIVRSRHARKK, encoded by the coding sequence ATGGCACTCAAGACCTTTAACCCGACGTCGCCCGGTCGTCGCCAGCTGGTGATGGTCGACCGCTCGTCCCTGTACAAGGGCAAGCCGGTCAAGACGCTCACGGAAGGCCTGTCGAAGACGGGTGGCCGCAACAACCTCGGCCGTACGACGTCGCCGAATCGCGGTGGCGGCCACAAGCGCCGTTACCGTCTGATCGACTTCAAGCGGACCAAGGCCGACATGTTCGCGACCGTCGAGCGGATCGAATACGATCCGAACCGGACGGCCTTCATCGCTCTCATCAAGTATGAGGACGGTGAGCTTGCCTACATCCTGGCGCCGCAGCGCCTGGCCGTTGGCGACAAGGTCGTGTCCGGCAAGCTCGTCGACGTGAAGCCGGGCAATGCGATGCCGCTGGCCTCGATCCCGGTCGGCACGATCGTGCACAATGTCGAGCTGAAGCCGGGCAAGGGCGGCCAGGTGGCCCGTTCCGCCGGTGCGTATGCCCAGATCGTCGGCCGTGACCAGGGTTACACCACGGTCCGCCTGCAGTCTGGCGAGCAGCGCCGCATTCTCGGCACCTGCATGGCCTCGATCGGCGCCGTGTCCAACCAGGACCATGGCAACATCAACCTCGGCAAGGCGGGTCGTTCTCGCTGGATGGGTCGTCGCCCGCATGTTCGCGGTGTCGCGATGAACCCGGTCGACCACCCGCATGGTGGTGGTGAGGGCCGTACCTCGGGTGGCCGTCATCCGGTTACCCCGTGGGGCAAGCCGACCAAGGGCAAGCGCACGCGTCGCAACAAGGCCACGGACAAGTTCATCGTCCGCAGCCGCCACGCGCGCAAGAAGTAA
- the rplC gene encoding 50S ribosomal protein L3, with protein MRSGVIAQKVGMTRIYNDAGEHVPVTVLKLENCQVVAHRTEEKNGYVALQVGAGLAKVKNTSKAMRGHFAVASVEPKRKLAEFRVSSENVIEVGAEITADHFVEGQFVDVTGTSIGKGFAGAMKRHNFGGLRASHGVSISHRSHGSIGQCQDPGKVFKGKKMAGHMGAEQVTTQNLKIVRTDPERGLIMIQGAVPGSKGGWIVVRDAVKKALPDGVPMPGAFRASAAEAAVEKESE; from the coding sequence ATGCGTTCTGGAGTGATCGCACAGAAGGTGGGTATGACTCGCATCTATAACGATGCGGGTGAGCATGTGCCGGTGACGGTGCTGAAGCTCGAAAACTGTCAGGTTGTTGCCCACCGGACGGAAGAGAAGAATGGCTATGTCGCGCTGCAGGTCGGCGCCGGTCTGGCCAAGGTGAAGAATACGTCGAAGGCCATGCGCGGACATTTCGCCGTTGCCAGCGTCGAGCCGAAGCGCAAGCTTGCCGAGTTCCGCGTCTCCTCGGAGAACGTGATCGAGGTGGGTGCGGAGATCACGGCCGACCACTTCGTCGAGGGGCAGTTCGTGGACGTCACGGGCACCTCGATCGGCAAGGGCTTCGCCGGTGCCATGAAGCGTCACAACTTCGGTGGTCTGCGCGCCTCTCACGGCGTGTCGATCTCGCACCGTTCGCATGGTTCGATCGGTCAGTGCCAGGATCCGGGCAAGGTCTTCAAGGGTAAGAAGATGGCCGGACACATGGGCGCCGAGCAGGTGACCACGCAGAACCTGAAGATCGTCCGCACCGATCCGGAGCGCGGCCTGATCATGATCCAGGGCGCAGTCCCGGGGTCGAAGGGTGGCTGGATCGTGGTTCGCGACGCCGTCAAGAAGGCCCTGCCGGATGGCGTGCCGATGCCGGGCGCGTTCCGTGCTTCCGCGGCCGAGGCTGCGGTCGAGAAGGAGAGCGAGTGA
- the rpsJ gene encoding 30S ribosomal protein S10 produces MNGQNIRIRLKAFDHRVLDASTREIVNTAKRTGAQVRGPVPLPTRIEKYTVLRGPHIDKKSRDQFEMRTHKRLLDIVDPTPQTVDALMKLDLAAGVDVEIKL; encoded by the coding sequence ATGAACGGTCAGAACATTCGGATCCGTCTCAAGGCGTTCGACCATCGGGTTCTCGATGCGTCGACCCGTGAGATCGTCAACACGGCGAAACGGACCGGTGCACAAGTGCGCGGCCCCGTGCCGCTGCCCACGCGGATCGAGAAGTACACTGTGCTTCGTGGTCCGCATATCGACAAGAAAAGCCGTGATCAGTTCGAGATGCGCACTCACAAGCGTCTCCTCGACATCGTTGATCCGACGCCGCAGACCGTGGACGCGCTCATGAAGCTCGACCTTGCGGCCGGTGTCGACGTCGAGATCAAGCTGTAA